The following are from one region of the Hemibagrus wyckioides isolate EC202008001 linkage group LG24, SWU_Hwy_1.0, whole genome shotgun sequence genome:
- the LOC131345334 gene encoding putative gustatory receptor clone PTE03: MDNSTSITYFTLDGHVGLEHYRYFYFTFALTVYLMIICFNTVIISIIYKNKHLHEPMYIFIAALLCNALFGSTALYPKLLTDLLSEKQITSYEACIFQAFCMYTYASSEFVLLSAMAYDRYVSICKPLHYATLVKMHIVRKLIFLSWFLPSCTIGITVLLTSRLQLCRFKLNRIFCDNYSIVKLSCKETSLNNIYGLFIFSITVFPPVIFIIYSYIRILAVCLNNSKDFRRKALQTCLPHLLIFIIFSVNMCFEIINSRIESKQIPHIIAMILSVEYLLIPPLFNPIIYGLKLQEILNSIRKLISCKMRAQVSF; encoded by the coding sequence ATGGATAATTCTACCAGCATTACATATTTTACTCTGGATGGACATGTGGGTTTAGAGCATTACAGatacttttattttacatttgctCTCACTGTCTATTTAATGATAATTTGCTTTAATACtgttatcatttctatcatatacaaaaacaaacacctccATGAGCCcatgtacatttttattgctgctCTGCTCTGTAATGCTCTCTTCGGATCAACTGCTCTTTATCCTAAACTACTCACTGATTTACTGTCTGAAAAACAAATCACTTCTTATGAAGCTTGTATATTTCAGGCATTTTGTATGTACACATATGCTTCATCAGAATTTGTTCTGTTATCAGCTATGGCCTATGACAGATATGTGTCCATCTGTAAACCATTACATTATGCAACTCTTGTAAAAATGCACATTGTCAGAAAACTCATATTTTTGTCATGGTTTTTGCCTTCTTGTACAATTGGTATAACAGTTCTACTAACATCTCGACTTCAGCTGTGCAGATTTAAATTAAACAGAATATTCTGTGATAATTATTCGATTGTGAAATTAAGCTGTAAAGAAACATCTCTTAATAACATATATGgactttttattttcagcattACTGTGTTTCCTCCAGTGATCTTTATAATCTACTCGTACATTAGGATACTTGCTGTCTGTTTAAATAATTCTAAAGATTTTAGAAGAAAAGCTCTACAGACCTGTTTACCACATCTgctcattttcattattttttctgtCAACATGTGTTTTGAAATTATAAATTCTAGAATAGAATCTAAACAAATTCCTCACATTATTGCCATGATCCTGTCAGTTGAATATTTACTTATTCCTCCTCTATTCAATCCCATAATATATGGATTAAAACTGCAGGAGATTTTGAATAGTATCCGAAAACTGATTTCCTGTAAAATGAGGGCTCAAGTTTCGTTTTAG